Proteins from a single region of Stigmatella erecta:
- a CDS encoding OPT family oligopeptide transporter, whose product MSHPPIAEDRVPLAQAHAPLAHTPFVPATESPPELTFRGLLLGSVLGIVFAASSVYLAIKVGLTVSASIPVAVLSIAIFRALGRSSILENTIVQTTGSAGESLAFGVAAALPALLLLGYDIDLTHALMTTALGGVLGVLMMIPLRQGLIVQEHGKLTYPEGTASADVLIVGQQGGTNARTVITGFLLGGIYKFAYSGMKLFREAVGTKLTALKGASVSMEVSPELLGVGYIIGPRVASITFAGGVLSYLILIPLISFFGSGLAEKVLPTDTRLIRDMSPDQIRNAYVLYIGAGAVATGGLISLIRSLPTIVGAFRRSLDTLRASRQQGAVPQLLRTEQDLPVTLVIGGSLLLIVAIWLAPPLHVNLLSALLIVIFGFFFVTVSARITGEIGSSSNPISGMVVATLLITCLVYLMLGWTNSSDRFMALTTAAIVGIAASNGGTTAQDLKTAYLVGGTPRRQQMALFVGVLTSALFIGLVLVLLNEGGTSLIPERHPGVALTETTQKTRTQHTWSWTGAQQALAAQGVEEAALRRELWKQGFELSTRDGATELRTWRAADTAQASGALLALKPGLSVKVSELGTLTPGPDRTYTEGFVRGADTPVPAGKYLVDSGGTIQYLVDPAIGGRVSEYEGVPLTRYAAPKAQLFALIIDGILTQKLPWDLVLLGVFIALMLELCGVSALPFAVGVYLPISSSAPIFVGGMVRRLVDRMRGGSEADFSPGTLLSSGLIAGGSIAGVLIAFLEIVTDGAATRALNLPALFGTEGALGSLLNAIGESEHAHPLWSNLWGLALFGSVALFLLRTALRNPDATEAAPKK is encoded by the coding sequence TTGTCCCACCCGCCGATCGCCGAGGATCGCGTCCCCCTCGCGCAGGCCCACGCGCCCCTGGCCCATACCCCCTTCGTCCCCGCCACCGAGTCGCCCCCGGAGCTGACGTTCCGCGGGCTGCTGCTCGGCTCGGTGCTGGGCATCGTGTTCGCGGCCTCCTCCGTGTACCTGGCCATCAAGGTGGGCCTCACGGTGTCCGCCTCCATCCCGGTGGCGGTGCTCTCCATCGCCATCTTCCGGGCCCTGGGGCGCTCCAGCATCCTGGAGAACACCATCGTCCAGACGACGGGCTCGGCCGGCGAGTCCCTGGCCTTCGGGGTGGCGGCAGCGCTGCCCGCGCTGCTCCTGCTGGGCTACGACATTGATTTGACGCACGCCCTGATGACGACGGCGCTGGGCGGCGTGCTGGGCGTGTTGATGATGATTCCGCTGCGCCAGGGCCTCATCGTCCAGGAGCACGGCAAGCTCACCTACCCCGAGGGCACCGCCAGCGCGGACGTGCTCATCGTGGGCCAGCAAGGCGGCACCAACGCGCGCACCGTCATCACCGGCTTCCTGCTGGGCGGCATCTACAAGTTCGCCTACTCCGGGATGAAGCTCTTCCGGGAGGCGGTGGGCACGAAGCTGACGGCGCTCAAGGGCGCCAGCGTCTCCATGGAGGTGAGCCCGGAGCTGCTCGGCGTGGGCTACATCATCGGCCCGCGCGTGGCCTCCATCACCTTCGCGGGCGGTGTGCTCTCCTACCTCATCCTCATCCCGCTCATCTCGTTCTTCGGCTCGGGGCTCGCGGAGAAGGTGCTGCCCACGGACACCCGGCTCATCCGGGACATGTCCCCGGATCAGATCCGCAACGCCTACGTGCTCTACATCGGCGCGGGCGCGGTGGCCACCGGCGGCCTCATCAGCCTCATCCGCTCGCTGCCCACCATCGTGGGCGCCTTCCGCCGCAGCCTCGACACCCTGCGGGCCTCGCGCCAGCAGGGCGCCGTGCCCCAGCTGCTGCGCACCGAGCAGGACCTGCCCGTCACCCTGGTCATCGGCGGCAGCCTGCTGCTCATCGTGGCCATCTGGCTGGCCCCGCCGCTGCACGTGAACCTCCTGTCCGCGCTGCTCATCGTCATCTTCGGCTTCTTCTTCGTCACGGTGAGCGCCCGCATCACCGGGGAGATTGGCTCCTCCTCCAACCCCATCTCGGGCATGGTGGTGGCCACCCTGCTCATCACCTGCCTGGTGTACCTGATGCTGGGGTGGACGAACTCCTCGGACCGCTTCATGGCGCTGACCACCGCGGCCATCGTGGGCATCGCCGCCTCCAACGGCGGCACCACGGCGCAGGACCTGAAGACCGCCTACCTCGTGGGCGGCACCCCGCGCCGGCAGCAGATGGCGCTCTTCGTGGGCGTGCTCACCAGCGCGCTCTTCATCGGCCTGGTGCTCGTGCTGCTCAACGAGGGCGGCACCAGCCTCATCCCCGAGCGGCACCCGGGCGTCGCCCTGACCGAGACGACCCAGAAGACGCGCACGCAGCACACCTGGTCCTGGACCGGGGCCCAACAGGCCCTGGCCGCCCAGGGCGTCGAGGAGGCGGCCCTGCGCCGCGAGCTGTGGAAGCAGGGCTTCGAGCTGTCCACCCGGGACGGGGCCACGGAGCTGCGCACCTGGCGCGCGGCGGACACCGCCCAGGCCTCCGGGGCGCTGCTCGCCCTCAAGCCGGGCCTGTCGGTGAAGGTCTCCGAGCTGGGCACGCTCACCCCGGGGCCGGACCGCACCTACACGGAAGGGTTCGTGCGCGGGGCGGACACCCCGGTGCCCGCGGGCAAGTACCTCGTCGACTCGGGCGGCACCATCCAGTACCTGGTGGACCCGGCCATCGGCGGCCGCGTGAGCGAGTACGAGGGGGTGCCCCTCACCCGCTACGCCGCGCCCAAGGCGCAGCTCTTCGCGCTCATCATCGACGGCATCCTCACGCAGAAGCTGCCGTGGGACCTGGTGCTGCTGGGCGTCTTCATCGCGCTGATGCTGGAGCTGTGCGGCGTGTCCGCCCTGCCCTTCGCGGTGGGTGTGTACCTGCCCATCTCCAGCAGCGCCCCCATCTTCGTGGGAGGCATGGTGCGCCGCCTGGTGGACCGGATGCGCGGCGGCTCCGAGGCGGACTTCTCGCCGGGCACCCTGCTCTCCTCGGGCCTCATCGCGGGCGGCTCCATCGCCGGCGTGCTGATCGCCTTCCTGGAGATCGTCACCGACGGGGCCGCCACGCGCGCCCTCAACCTCCCGGCGCTGTTCGGCACGGAAGGGGCCCTGGGCTCGCTGCTCAACGCCATCGGCGAGAGCGAGCATGCCCACCCGCTCTGGTCCAACCTCTGGGGTCTGGCCCTCTTCGGCAGCGTGGCCCTGTTCCTGCTGCGCACCGCCCTGCGCAACCCGGACGCCACCGAGGCCGCGCCCAAGAAGTAA
- a CDS encoding HEAT repeat domain-containing protein gives MAQPQTASPPSPEPSADPVAREKVELAQGFTFHLLKGIKQIGMYRHNEAKFPEFLGKAQEALAAYTDKHGPLSLKVEQQNLLLLGEPLFSEDTPLPYKFYRDGIRQIIFRPGLTVEELVTFTLIALSEPERGADDVLAQLWRANLEHVEYVVVEGFNVDGSSEEEVQVEVDKVVNYLYSRLKTHSDDYLRFARVSTEDLDAKMEGVEQVRGVVVGGTYASDTLKAQLQKEIEQEENERLFPKLVSAVFQVVEGGVDDATLLEEIFVQLLDAMLIQDDFATINQMVLKLRALEQREGSDASNIGRLRAYFVQKMGEEQRLTRLGETLKLSRPKNAADITRYLQLLDEHSVITLLTVLETIEVPENRQLLCDVLAPFAKDKPDPFVVRLASDRPQTVRDMVYVLDKSQHPERLKMFGQVLKGRNLLVKLEVMSTIARTRSAEARRMIAEMLNDPISQVRIQAARLLPEFDPEKAFADLIRVVRLPDFEKRTAEERAALYGAIGATGLPAALAVMTQLLAQRPSLLNRGKVLNDKLLAVQGLAGAGTIQSYKILQGVVEDKGQPVEVLTAARKAMYQTKKALFGDSSPEEA, from the coding sequence ATGGCCCAGCCCCAGACCGCCAGCCCTCCGAGCCCGGAGCCATCCGCCGATCCTGTCGCCCGCGAGAAGGTCGAACTGGCGCAGGGCTTCACCTTCCATCTGCTCAAGGGCATCAAGCAGATCGGCATGTACCGCCACAACGAGGCGAAGTTCCCGGAGTTCCTCGGCAAGGCCCAGGAGGCCCTCGCGGCGTACACGGACAAGCACGGCCCCCTGTCGCTCAAGGTGGAGCAGCAGAACCTGCTGCTCCTGGGCGAGCCGCTGTTCTCCGAGGACACGCCGCTGCCCTACAAGTTCTACCGGGACGGCATCCGCCAGATCATCTTCCGGCCGGGGCTGACGGTGGAGGAGCTGGTCACCTTCACGCTCATCGCCCTGTCGGAGCCGGAGCGCGGCGCGGACGACGTGCTCGCGCAGCTGTGGCGCGCCAACCTGGAGCACGTGGAGTACGTGGTGGTGGAGGGCTTCAACGTGGATGGCTCCTCGGAGGAGGAGGTCCAGGTCGAGGTCGACAAGGTGGTGAACTACCTCTACTCCCGGCTGAAGACGCACTCGGACGACTACCTGCGCTTCGCGCGCGTGTCCACGGAGGACCTGGACGCGAAGATGGAGGGCGTGGAGCAGGTGCGCGGCGTGGTGGTGGGCGGCACGTACGCCTCCGACACGCTCAAGGCGCAGCTCCAGAAGGAGATTGAGCAGGAGGAGAACGAGCGGCTGTTCCCCAAGCTCGTGAGCGCCGTGTTCCAGGTGGTGGAAGGCGGCGTGGACGACGCCACCCTGCTGGAGGAGATCTTCGTCCAGCTCCTGGACGCGATGCTCATCCAGGACGACTTCGCCACCATCAACCAGATGGTGCTCAAGCTGCGCGCGCTGGAGCAGCGCGAGGGCTCGGATGCGAGCAACATCGGCCGGCTGCGCGCCTACTTCGTCCAGAAGATGGGCGAGGAGCAGCGGCTCACCCGCCTGGGCGAGACGCTCAAGCTAAGCCGGCCGAAGAACGCCGCGGACATCACCCGCTACCTGCAGCTGCTGGACGAGCACAGCGTCATCACCCTGCTGACGGTGCTGGAGACCATCGAGGTGCCGGAGAACCGGCAGCTCCTGTGCGACGTGCTGGCGCCGTTCGCCAAGGACAAGCCGGATCCGTTCGTGGTCCGGCTCGCCTCGGACCGGCCGCAGACGGTGCGCGACATGGTCTACGTGCTGGACAAGAGCCAGCACCCGGAGCGGCTGAAGATGTTCGGGCAGGTGCTCAAGGGCCGCAACCTGCTGGTGAAGCTGGAAGTCATGAGCACCATCGCGCGCACGCGCTCGGCGGAGGCCCGGCGGATGATCGCCGAGATGCTCAATGATCCCATCTCCCAGGTGCGCATCCAGGCGGCGCGGCTCCTGCCGGAGTTCGACCCGGAGAAGGCCTTCGCGGACCTGATTCGCGTGGTGCGCCTGCCGGACTTCGAGAAGCGGACGGCGGAGGAGCGCGCGGCGCTCTACGGGGCCATCGGCGCCACGGGGCTGCCCGCGGCGCTGGCGGTGATGACGCAGCTGCTCGCCCAGCGGCCCTCGCTGCTGAACCGGGGCAAGGTGCTGAACGACAAGCTCCTGGCGGTGCAGGGCCTGGCGGGCGCGGGCACCATCCAGTCCTACAAAATCCTTCAGGGGGTGGTGGAGGACAAGGGGCAGCCGGTGGAGGTGCTCACCGCGGCGCGCAAGGCGATGTACCAGACGAAGAAGGCGTTGTTCGGGGACTCGAGCCCCGAGGAGGCGTGA
- a CDS encoding HD-GYP domain-containing protein produces MAENLKITQGQSENLGEFGRAHSEKLQAMARGLVSGLYMLVRSAKMYDPDNAVFQKPLLQLQDLINQILSKEGRLELVGVKDSFYLNNMLVKVDLNSIDNQRYLLTELRAKDVGGFSLTKSITVPELKNFVWIFSKEQTAQVEEDGLAQRKLLNMKVARFSKLREKLSKEDDSLENPNDQKVDRKKYAMTIYARAVFFLQKYMESVREGKPMNSAKALRLVQDFVDISYDQKTHFLGMTTTKREEDYLVYHQVNVCLISIVFGAELGLTKPQLRDLGYIALFHDAGMITIPEELATKKGALTPEEKALFQKAPLISVRNILMEKGFSRSTLLRVVTTFEHKTDFGTAVRDSHGNIQMVIPKMNLGVYAKIISICAAYDALTSKRPYRDAYGPDVALMLMWTELRSKFDPELLQVFMRVMAIQPVKVLSKRQQNVSLSGV; encoded by the coding sequence ATGGCCGAGAACCTGAAAATCACCCAGGGCCAGTCGGAGAACCTGGGAGAGTTTGGCCGCGCGCACTCGGAGAAGCTCCAGGCGATGGCGCGCGGGCTGGTGAGCGGGCTCTACATGCTGGTGCGGTCCGCGAAGATGTACGATCCGGACAACGCCGTCTTCCAGAAGCCGCTGCTGCAGCTGCAGGATCTCATCAACCAGATCCTCTCCAAGGAGGGGCGGCTGGAGCTGGTGGGGGTGAAGGACTCGTTCTACCTGAACAACATGCTGGTGAAGGTGGACCTGAACTCCATCGACAACCAGCGCTACCTGCTGACGGAGCTGCGGGCCAAGGACGTGGGCGGCTTCTCGCTGACCAAGTCCATCACGGTGCCGGAGCTGAAGAACTTCGTCTGGATCTTCAGCAAAGAGCAGACGGCGCAGGTGGAGGAGGACGGGCTCGCGCAGCGCAAGCTGCTGAACATGAAGGTGGCCCGGTTCTCCAAGCTCCGCGAGAAGCTGAGCAAGGAAGACGACTCGCTGGAGAACCCGAACGACCAGAAGGTGGACCGCAAGAAGTACGCGATGACCATCTACGCGCGCGCGGTGTTCTTCCTCCAGAAGTACATGGAGTCGGTGCGCGAGGGAAAGCCGATGAACTCGGCCAAGGCTCTGCGGCTGGTGCAGGACTTCGTGGACATCTCCTATGACCAGAAGACGCACTTCCTGGGGATGACGACGACGAAGCGCGAGGAGGACTACCTCGTTTACCACCAGGTGAACGTCTGCCTCATCAGCATCGTGTTCGGGGCGGAGCTGGGGCTGACGAAGCCGCAGCTGAGAGACTTGGGCTACATCGCGCTGTTCCACGACGCGGGGATGATCACCATTCCGGAGGAGCTGGCGACCAAGAAGGGGGCGCTGACGCCGGAGGAGAAGGCGCTGTTCCAGAAGGCGCCGCTCATCTCGGTGCGCAACATCCTGATGGAGAAGGGCTTCTCGCGCTCCACGCTGCTGCGGGTGGTGACGACGTTCGAGCACAAGACGGACTTCGGCACGGCGGTGCGGGACTCGCACGGCAACATCCAGATGGTCATCCCCAAGATGAACCTGGGGGTGTACGCGAAGATCATCTCCATCTGCGCCGCGTACGACGCGCTGACGAGCAAGCGCCCCTACCGGGACGCCTACGGCCCGGACGTGGCGCTGATGCTGATGTGGACGGAGCTGCGCAGCAAGTTCGACCCGGAACTGCTCCAGGTCTTCATGCGCGTGATGGCCATCCAGCCGGTGAAGGTGCTCTCCAAGCGCCAGCAGAACGTGTCGCTGTCTGGGGTGTAG
- a CDS encoding RCC1 domain-containing protein: protein MTTLANLLKRLLLGGWILASLPISARGEAPVRFVEVGLGYGHTCARLDTGHVLCWGRNNWGQLGRSDREKSLVPVEVVGLPLAERLVVGGNHNCILSRERQVLCWGYNHRGQLGRLASTVISSARPVQVQLTGVVDLALGGSHGCAVLEGGAVSCWGDNLYGQLGHHQDSEGSIPSRVSLLPPSRTVALGDQHSCALSSKGEVWCWGGNAYGQLGDGLKTNRENPAPVSGLSAVNQLSLGYSSTCALLRNGRVNCWGLNTDGQLGDGSRLTRLSPILIPLKQVAEVAVGSNHGCARLTNSRVACWGSQARGRLGDGVTSPLGRRFTPFVLPLRGITRVVAGGAHSCALDQSGALFCWGSNEHGMLGINSGAEVEGPTRIR from the coding sequence CTCGCTGCCTATTTCGGCTAGAGGTGAAGCGCCCGTGCGCTTCGTTGAGGTGGGTCTTGGCTACGGTCACACCTGCGCTCGTTTGGACACTGGCCATGTCCTTTGTTGGGGACGAAACAACTGGGGACAGCTTGGGCGGAGTGACCGTGAAAAGTCACTCGTGCCCGTTGAGGTGGTTGGACTTCCACTCGCTGAGCGATTGGTGGTGGGGGGCAATCACAACTGCATCCTCAGCCGCGAGCGGCAGGTGTTATGCTGGGGATACAACCATCGCGGTCAACTCGGTCGGCTCGCCTCCACCGTCATCTCCAGCGCACGGCCGGTTCAGGTACAACTCACCGGTGTCGTTGATCTGGCGCTTGGCGGGAGCCACGGGTGTGCCGTCCTTGAAGGGGGAGCGGTGAGCTGCTGGGGAGACAACCTCTATGGGCAGCTTGGCCATCATCAAGACAGTGAGGGGTCAATTCCGTCGCGCGTGTCTCTCCTGCCGCCCTCGCGCACCGTGGCGCTGGGCGATCAACACAGTTGTGCGCTCAGCTCCAAAGGCGAAGTCTGGTGCTGGGGCGGAAATGCCTATGGGCAACTCGGGGATGGACTCAAGACAAATCGCGAGAACCCTGCTCCGGTGTCTGGCCTGAGCGCGGTCAATCAGCTCTCTCTTGGCTACTCAAGCACGTGTGCCCTGCTTCGCAATGGACGGGTGAATTGCTGGGGCTTGAACACGGACGGCCAGCTCGGTGATGGAAGCCGCCTCACACGTCTCTCTCCCATCCTGATTCCGCTCAAGCAGGTGGCCGAGGTGGCGGTAGGCTCCAACCATGGTTGTGCGCGTCTGACCAACAGCCGCGTTGCCTGCTGGGGTAGCCAGGCACGAGGTCGGCTGGGCGATGGTGTGACCTCGCCCTTGGGTCGGCGCTTCACCCCCTTCGTCCTCCCTCTGCGCGGCATTACTCGGGTCGTCGCCGGTGGTGCGCACAGTTGCGCCCTCGACCAGAGTGGTGCGTTGTTCTGCTGGGGAAGCAACGAGCACGGTATGCTCGGTATTAACAGCGGTGCTGAAGTGGAGGGGCCTACCCGGATACGCTGA